The segment GTtgtgttcaatattttttttcttttacattggAGAGGATGAAGATGGgctgtgcttttttttttcctaacatgTATTAGTCACTGGGATTATTAAAAATCTGACAGGGTCAAACAGGTTTAATGAGGTCAAAGGTTTGACCGGTTCAATTAACAACCTTACTCAAGCCAGTCTCTGCATCCTAGATTTCTTGGGTTAATCTGCCAGGTTGTGTCAAGTTTAACAACTATGTCTATTGAATTAGCCGATGCTGCAAATATATGAATTATACAggtttttaataacaaattgcAACTCTTCTATCACACAAATaagaatgcttttaaaaatcTCACACGCATTAATTACTGTATTAAACCAAAGCCAATTTCTGCCAAGCAAAACACTTCGAATCTTGATGGATTTTCAAGACTTGGCATCTACTAAATACCAATGTGTTGCAGCTTTCCTGCCAATCTTTTTAGTAGGTACCATTGTTCGTCGACCGTGACCAGTATTCCTTCACAAGCTGCCCAAATAATGATCCTTCCTTATTCATTAAGTTCAATGGCGCATCATATTCTGCCAATTTCCCTGTTAATGGTACCAGTATTAGCATAAATAAACAACTGAACTGTTCTTGCTGCATGTAATAAGGAAACACTACTGCTCACCATCTCTTATAGCAAGCACTTTAGTGCAGTCCATCACAGTTGGTATTCTGTGAGCCACGGTTATTACAGTGCAGTCTGAAAATTCTGTTCGTATAGTTTTCTGCAGGATTGCATCTGTTGCATTGTCGATGGATGCAGTAGCTTCGTCAAGAACTAATATCCTGCTGCGTTTCAGCAATGCACGTCCAAGACAGAATAGTTGCCTCTGTCCCACGCTCCAGTTCGATCCATCTTGCGCAACTGCAAACCGTTATGGGCATGTTTAGCTTTCTAAAACCAATAAATTTGCATCTTTTAGACACCCTTTTCTTTCCCTTACCTTTAGCGTTTAGGCCTTCATCTTTCTGCCGAATCGCCTCTTGGAGCTGACATTTCTCAAGAACCTTTTTTACATTCATGGGAACAATTTTTTAGAAGATATAGTGTGACTATGATGTTTTAGACAATGGAATTAGGATTTGGGCACATTTGGAGAAGCATTACCTCCCATATTTGTAGATCGGTATGTTCTGATAAGGGGTCTAGATTGTATCTGACAGACCCTCTAAAGAGTGTTGGATCTTGTGGGATGATGCCAAAATGTGCTCTAAGATCATGAAGACCAATTGTAGAGATGTCAAGGCCATCTATGATGATCTTTCCCTCCGTTGGCTCAACCAGGCGAAACAAAGTGCTGATAAGAGTTGTCTTTCCACTACCAGTACGACCAACGATCCCTATTTTGTGCCCGCCTTCGATGACGCAACTTATTCCCCGAAGAACAAGTGGCGCATTGTGTTGATATCTGACCTGTTTGATGTGAACATATAAGGTCAATCTAAAAAAGTTATAAGCTATGAAGTTGCAAATTTACCTTCAGATAGCGTATCTCCACTTTACCAACAGTGGGCCAGTTGCTTTGCGGTCTGCTACTTTCTATTATCTCAGGAGCTTCACTAGGAAGGTGCATGTATTGCTCTAGCCTTTCTACAGAAATAATTGATTCTGCTCTGAAGCATTGGTATTGAACTGAGATGATGAGAAAGACATTTAATGAAAGACCGTATGATAATGCCATTCCAATAAACCCTGCCATCAGATCGGAAATAACAATTTTCATTAGACAATTAAGCTTTAGATGAATACAATATCCAAATCATTTTTGTCCAATACTTTTTCGCACAAAATGTGGATAGTGAAGTATATAATCTGCAGACGCAATTGAAAGTAAATCTCAGAGTTACCTGAGGAAGAAGCTCCTAGAGGAAACAAAGTCATGGCAAGTGCTGAGGCCGAGAGAACGAGTGCACACGGAATTTCCAGACATTGGATTAACCACTCGTTTGCTGAAAAGCTGTGGAAATAAGGACTTGCATTTGCATCAATGAGATCCAGACTATGTGAAAAGAATCGATCTTCCTCTCCAAAAGCTCTGATAGTCATGGCCCCAGCAATGGATTCAGCAAGGTGGTTCACAACCGAAGACTTGGTTGTGCCACTGATTCGTATCAACTCTTTTGCAGTACTGAAGTAGTATCTCTGTATGTTAAGCAAATAAAAACCACGAAATTCTTTATCAGGAAGGCCAGGTAAGTCTAAGAAATTAAGAACCAAAGACACTTTCATATCAAAAGAGCAGACAGCAAGGTTGGGGATAGTGGAAGCAATACCTGCACAGCTATACATAGATAAACCATAGGTATGATGAGAAAAAGGACTGGCCAGGTAAGAATAGCTAATATCCCAAGACTCGTGTAAGCATTCAAAGTCGAACCAAGTGACACAGCTAATTTAAATGCCACATCAAGGTCAACAGTATTCAAATCAGAAGATACCTGCCAAAGTGAAGACACAAGAAAGTCCCATAAACTATGCTCCGAAAAAGcattcaaaatcttaatttcgAAATTCTTACCCGACTCAGTATCCTTCCCAGAGGAGTGGAGTCATAGAAGGACATTGGTGCTCGGAAAAGAGAGTTGACCAGTGTAGACGAAATTGACTCTGCTGCATCACAACCTAATCTAACAAGACAGAAACTCCTGAAGAGCAAAAGGACTGCCAAGATAAACCCTATGACTGAGTAGATAGTGAACAATTCTACTTTGCTTACATAAGGATTCTGGATGTCAGCAGCCAAGAAATAGTTTTGTATCAGTTGTCCAACTACAAATAAGAAATGCAGACAAACTGTCAAGAAGCAGAACAAAAACCCCTTTCCGTGACTCAAATACTGAATGTAAGGTTTGAGGCCCGTGTCTcctgtttctctttcttctctcttaatAAGTTGATCTCCTGAAGCTTCTGTTTGTTGTTCCCTGATATAAGTCTTTTGAATCTCTTCTTTGGAAACTGCAGTTGTAGTTTTTACAGAAGCATATTCCCTATTCCTTTCAGAATCAACCGTATCATTATGTGCATCGACAAGCTCTCGAAATTCTTGACAAGACGCCATTAACTCATCATATGTACCAGCTTGTAGGATCTCACCTGCAGACATTAACTGGCCAAAGTACACAATTTATTATACGAATCGATGGCTTAAACCCGTAGTTTATATTCAAATAGACAGAttactgaaagaaaaaaaagtacaagTAGCTAACCAAGATAGAATTAAATGCTGGAAGGAATTCGACTTGGTGAGTCACAAGTAATACTGTCTTCTCCGATAAAGCTTCCATAACATAGTCCTGCCAACAACCCTCGTAAGTTAGTTTCCACGGAGAAATTTATCATAAGTAGAACAGATAGCAGACAGAAAGTAAAGGGATGATCACAATGAACAGGCTGGTTGCAGTATGAGCATCGACAGCGCTAAAGGGATCATCTAAGAGGTAGATATCTGCATTCCGATAAAGCGCACGTGCAAGTTGAACCCGCTGCTTCTGTCCACCACTCAGATTAACACCTCTTTCTCCTATTTCAGTGAGGTCTCCAAATGGAAGCAGGTCAATGTCTTTCAGCAGGGAACACCTCTTAAGCACCTCTTGATATCTGACTTGATCCTTCGTAGATCCAAACAGAATATTTTCCCTTATAGTCCCAGTTTGAATCCATGCAGTCTGTGAAACATAGGCTACTTCTCCTTGAACATGAGCCTTGAAATTGTGGATCAAAATAATTAGAGAGAAACCTCTATGATAGAAGTTTGAAATACA is part of the Populus nigra chromosome 8, ddPopNigr1.1, whole genome shotgun sequence genome and harbors:
- the LOC133701183 gene encoding ABC transporter C family member 10-like, yielding MENDPHVDTSKILYEPLQGEEGNDTGEISSNDNVTPFAEAGFFSTMSFWWLNSLMKKGKTKILEDEDIPQLRQADQAQTWYLMYMEQMSKLNEKGSSNPPSMWSMIFSCHQKQILISGVFALIKVITVSTGPLLLKAFIEVAERRAAFAYEGYALTIALFLAKCLESLSERQWNFRTRLIGVQVRSMLSAAIYQKQLRLSNDAKMNHSPGEIVNYVTIDAYKLGEFPYWFHQIWTTCLQLCLALFVVYYSVGLATAAAFAAIILTVLASSPLAKLQHKYQTKLMEQQDTRLKAISEALANMKVLKLYAWETHFRKVIEASREEELRSLSIVLFQRGCQMILFWSSPIVVSVVTFWSCYILGIPLYASNVFTFLASLRIVQEPVRLIPDVATMFIEAKVSLDRITKFLEAPELQNKHTRQKGNDPELNLSVVIRCAEISWDSDPSSKATLRSINLEVKPGDKVAICGELGSGKSTLLAAVLGEVPRVNGIAHVQGEVAYVSQTAWIQTGTIRENILFGSTKDQVRYQEVLKRCSLLKDIDLLPFGDLTEIGERGVNLSGGQKQRVQLARALYRNADIYLLDDPFSAVDAHTATSLFIDYVMEALSEKTVLLVTHQVEFLPAFNSILLMSAGEILQAGTYDELMASCQEFRELVDAHNDTVDSERNREYASVKTTTAVSKEEIQKTYIREQQTEASGDQLIKREERETGDTGLKPYIQYLSHGKGFLFCFLTVCLHFLFVVGQLIQNYFLAADIQNPYVSKVELFTIYSVIGFILAVLLLFRSFCLVRLGCDAAESISSTLVNSLFRAPMSFYDSTPLGRILSRVSSDLNTVDLDVAFKLAVSLGSTLNAYTSLGILAILTWPVLFLIIPMVYLCIAVQRYYFSTAKELIRISGTTKSSVVNHLAESIAGAMTIRAFGEEDRFFSHSLDLIDANASPYFHSFSANEWLIQCLEIPCALVLSASALAMTLFPLGASSSGFIGMALSYGLSLNVFLIISVQYQCFRAESIISVERLEQYMHLPSEAPEIIESSRPQSNWPTVGKVEIRYLKVRYQHNAPLVLRGISCVIEGGHKIGIVGRTGSGKTTLISTLFRLVEPTEGKIIIDGLDISTIGLHDLRAHFGIIPQDPTLFRGSVRYNLDPLSEHTDLQIWEVLEKCQLQEAIRQKDEGLNAKVAQDGSNWSVGQRQLFCLGRALLKRSRILVLDEATASIDNATDAILQKTIRTEFSDCTVITVAHRIPTVMDCTKVLAIRDGKLAEYDAPLNLMNKEGSLFGQLVKEYWSRSTNNGTY